The following proteins are encoded in a genomic region of Sorangiineae bacterium MSr12523:
- a CDS encoding ATP-binding cassette domain-containing protein has product MIEVDGVEKTYGRATALAPTSIRFEAGTTTSIIGPSGCGKSTLLRIIAGLIPADRGKVTYDGEVLSPDNVNALRLRTGFVLQDGGLFPHLTAQRNVTLVAEVMGRGTDASRRERVKELAALVRLPEARLVNHPRDLSGGERQRVSMMRALFLDPSWVLLDEPLGALDPITRRGLQTELRSIFARLNKTVILVTHDMGEAAYLGDRVLLMRAGRVVQEGTARELAEQPAEPFVSEFLRAQRSPLEEDAA; this is encoded by the coding sequence ATGATCGAAGTCGACGGAGTGGAGAAGACCTACGGCCGGGCGACTGCGCTGGCGCCGACGTCCATTCGTTTCGAGGCCGGAACGACGACGTCGATCATCGGTCCGAGCGGCTGCGGAAAGTCGACCTTGCTGCGCATCATCGCGGGACTCATCCCGGCGGATCGCGGAAAGGTGACCTACGACGGCGAGGTGCTCAGCCCCGACAACGTGAACGCGCTGCGCCTGCGCACGGGCTTCGTGCTGCAAGATGGCGGGCTCTTTCCGCACCTGACGGCGCAACGCAACGTCACCTTGGTCGCCGAAGTGATGGGCCGCGGTACCGACGCCTCGCGGCGCGAACGCGTGAAAGAACTGGCCGCGCTCGTGCGCCTTCCCGAGGCGCGCCTCGTGAATCACCCGCGCGACCTTTCCGGCGGCGAGCGCCAGCGCGTCAGCATGATGCGCGCACTCTTCCTCGACCCGAGCTGGGTGCTGCTCGACGAGCCGCTCGGCGCGCTCGATCCCATCACGCGGCGCGGCCTGCAGACGGAGCTGCGCAGCATCTTCGCGCGCTTGAACAAGACGGTGATCCTCGTCACGCACGACATGGGCGAGGCGGCCTACCTCGGCGACCGCGTGCTCTTGATGCGCGCCGGCCGGGTCGTGCAGGAAGGCACCGCGCGCGAGCTGGCCGAGCAACCGGCAGAGCCCTTCGTGTCCGAGTTTCTGCGCGCCCAGCGCTCGCCGCTCGAGGAGGACGCCGCCTGA
- a CDS encoding ferritin-like domain-containing protein — MAWGDPTVVSSEGTACSGAADPTACLAKLAELRPADGIFPDLDGYPHRATQVVYTRHDEVGAVTSAQELATFLKPITDAKTAGFLVRENGYDISCGGDERNARPSGDGFDIIGQIGGGCGRRDRTEDLLHVSKDGQITVLSSTVVERADPNCSPGRRPEGFAMAGASVDASPLGRFFAEAAELEAASVPAFLRLAEELAHHGAPADLVLHACDAARDEIRHTAMMTSLARRFGAEPSTPVVPPRPVRSLFDIALENAVEGCVHETHAALYATHQARHAADRRIRKVMKRIAEDETRHGALAWSVAAWIESLLSDEERARIDQARSDAVTTLMNGTAEPHPDVVRIAGAPSAAQASRLLHAVAGELWAA, encoded by the coding sequence GTGGCGTGGGGCGACCCAACGGTGGTCAGCTCCGAAGGAACGGCATGTTCGGGTGCTGCCGACCCGACTGCATGCCTCGCAAAGCTTGCCGAGCTGCGTCCGGCTGATGGAATTTTCCCTGATCTGGATGGATATCCACACCGCGCAACACAGGTGGTCTACACGCGACACGACGAGGTTGGAGCGGTCACCTCGGCTCAGGAGCTGGCGACATTTTTGAAGCCCATTACGGACGCGAAGACCGCGGGATTTCTGGTCCGGGAGAACGGATACGACATTTCCTGCGGCGGCGACGAACGCAATGCTCGCCCGTCGGGGGATGGATTCGACATCATCGGCCAAATCGGCGGCGGGTGCGGAAGGCGCGATCGCACGGAGGACCTGCTTCACGTGAGCAAGGACGGCCAGATCACCGTGCTGAGTTCCACCGTGGTGGAGCGCGCCGACCCAAACTGCAGCCCGGGCCGCAGGCCGGAAGGATTTGCCATGGCCGGCGCATCCGTCGACGCAAGCCCACTCGGCCGCTTCTTTGCCGAGGCAGCGGAGCTCGAAGCGGCATCCGTGCCGGCCTTCCTCCGTCTCGCGGAGGAGCTCGCGCATCATGGCGCGCCGGCCGACCTCGTACTGCATGCGTGTGATGCTGCACGCGACGAAATCCGTCATACGGCGATGATGACGTCGCTCGCACGCCGATTCGGTGCGGAGCCGTCTACGCCCGTTGTCCCGCCCCGCCCGGTGCGAAGCCTTTTCGACATTGCGCTCGAAAACGCGGTCGAAGGCTGCGTGCACGAAACGCATGCCGCGCTGTACGCGACGCATCAAGCGAGGCACGCCGCCGATCGCCGCATTCGCAAGGTCATGAAGCGCATCGCCGAGGACGAAACGCGGCACGGCGCCCTCGCGTGGAGTGTGGCCGCGTGGATCGAGTCGCTGCTCTCCGACGAAGAGCGCGCCCGCATCGATCAGGCGCGCAGCGATGCCGTCACGACCCTCATGAACGGCACCGCGGAGCCGCACCCCGATGTCGTGCGGATTGCCGGTGCACCCTCCGCGGCGCAGGCCTCGCGCCTACTCCACGCGGTGGCCGGCGAGCTCTGGGCGGCTTAG